Proteins encoded in a region of the Salmo trutta chromosome 34, fSalTru1.1, whole genome shotgun sequence genome:
- the LOC115173175 gene encoding mucin-5AC-like, whose amino-acid sequence MTTTTATPTSTTTAAPTTTTPAAPTTTTTPAAPATTTTLAAPITTTTNASPTTTTATAAPARTTVAPSTTSVAPATSTTEAPTMTTTNAAATTTTNAVPKTTITAVPATTITAVPTTTILDPTTTTTETPTMTTEAPTTTTTAVPTTRTVASTTTTYSTTTMTTVAPTTTTTPTTTTTVATRTTTAAAPNSTTTAASTTTTVAPTTSITEAPSTTTTNAAPTTTTNAAPITTTVYPMTTTEAPTTTTEAPSTTTTPTTTITTAALATTMTTAAPTTTTTPTTTTATPTAATVAPMTTTTAAPTTTTTEAPSTTTTPTTTITTAAPTSTMTTVAPTTTKTAAPITTPLDPTTTTTEAPTTTEAPTTTTTVASTTTNISPTTTTSAATSTITSAPTTTTVALTTTTTAAHTTTTAPTMTTSTAAPARTTEAPSTTVAPTTTTIAAPTTTTTSAAPATTTTSAAPATTTTAAPTTTTTPASTTTTVAPSTTTAAPTTSKTEALTTRTTNAAPKTTTAPTTTTVDPTTTTEAPTITTEAPMTTNIAPITTTSAVTSTITPPTLLLTTPFNTTSDGGFPGWALAIIIPCGIAIILVPLWILLCCILCGGCAAIRRRWHRRRSYNVQ is encoded by the exons atgaCCACTACAACTGCAACACCTACTTCAACAACCACTGCAGCTCCTACAACCACTACACCagcagcacctactacgacaactacaCCTGCAGCACCTGCTACGACAACTACACTTGCAGCACCTATTACGACAACTACAAATGCATCACCTACTACAACCACTGCAACTGCAGCACCTGCAAGAACAACTGTAGCTCCTTCGACAACATCTGTAGCTCCTGCGACTTCTACAACTGAAGCACCTACTATGACAACAACTAATGCAGCTGCTACAACAACTACAAATGCAGTTCCTAAGACAACCATAACTGCAGTTCCTGCTACAACCATAACTGCAGTTCCTACTACAACAATTTTAGATCCTACGACCACAACAACAGAAACACCTACAAtgacaactgaagctcctacaacaaccacaacagcAGTACCTACAACAAGAACTGTAGCTTCTACGACAACTACATATTCTACTACCACAatgacaactgtagctcctacaacaactacaacacctactacaacaacaactgtagctaCTAGGACCACTACAGCTGCAGCACCTAATTCGACAACCACTGCAGCTTCtactacaacaactgtagctcctacgacTTCTATAACTGAAGCACCTTCTACGACAACTACAaatgcagctcctacgacaacgaCAAATGCAGCTCCTATTACAACAACTGTATATCCTATGACCACAACAGAAGCACCTACAACGACAACTGAAGCTCCATCGACAACCACAACACCTACTACGACCATTACAACAGCAGCACTTGCTACTACAatgacaactgcagctcctacaacaactacaacacctaCTACAACCACTGCAACACCTACAGCAGCAACTGTAGCTCCTAtgaccactacaactgcagcacctacgacaaccacaactgaagCTCCATCGACAACCACAACACCTACTACGACCATTACAACAGCAGCACCTACTTCTACAatgacaactgtagctcctacgaccACTAAAACTGCAGCTCCTATTACAACACCTTTAGATCCCACAACCACTACAACAGAAGCACCTAcgacaactgaagctcctacgacaacaacaactgtagcttCTACGACAACAAATATATCCCCAACCACGACAACGTCAGCAGCTACTTCGACAATCACttcagctcctactacaacaactgtagctcttACAACCACTACGACTGCAGCACATACTACAACTACAGCACCTACTATGACCACTTCAACTGCAGCACCTGCAAGAACAACTGAAGCTCCTtcgacaactgtagctcctacgaccactacaattgcagcacctactacgacaactacaTCTGCAGCACCTGCTACGACAACTACATCTGCAGCACCTGCTacaactacaactgcagcacctactacgacaaccactCCAGCTTCCACTACAACAACTGTTGCTCCTTCgacaacaactgcagctcctacgacTTCTAAAACTGAAGCACTTACTACGAGAACTACAAATGCAGCTCCTAAGACAAccacagctcctactacaacaactgtagATCCTACGACCACAACAGAAGCACCTACAATAACAACTGAAGCTCCTATGACAACAAATATAGCTCCTATCACTACAACGTCAGCAGTTACTTCGACAATCACACCTCCTACCTTGTTGCTGACCACTCCTTTCAATACCACAAGTGATGGAGGTTTTCCTGGCTGGGCTCTGGCCATTATCATCCCTTGTGGCATCGCTATCATTCTGGTACCCCTGTGGATCCTGCTATGT TGCATTTTATGTGGTGGATGTGCAGCTATAAGGAGACGCTGGCACAGACGCAGATCTTACAATGTACAGTAA